A stretch of the Pseudomonas sp. ACM7 genome encodes the following:
- a CDS encoding prepilin peptidase encodes MQSFVLLIWLTLCAAQDARERHIANGLTLGAALLALTYLLWTGTTWLGAEAVQGGWAFLLALAFTLPGYALRRLGAGDVKLMTGLGLATDGMHLLGVFIGAGLASVLWLLLAPRVWLHMGQGLRSHLRYLGPGMSKKQPFAPFVLVGLLLTLAWFH; translated from the coding sequence ATGCAGAGCTTTGTACTACTGATCTGGCTGACGCTATGCGCAGCACAGGATGCTCGAGAACGGCACATCGCCAATGGCCTGACCCTTGGCGCAGCGCTGTTGGCGCTAACGTATCTCTTGTGGACGGGCACTACCTGGCTGGGGGCCGAGGCGGTGCAGGGCGGCTGGGCTTTTTTGCTGGCGCTGGCCTTTACCTTGCCCGGTTATGCGCTGAGACGCTTGGGCGCAGGCGATGTGAAACTGATGACTGGCCTGGGTCTGGCGACGGACGGCATGCACCTGCTCGGCGTGTTCATCGGTGCCGGATTGGCCAGTGTGCTGTGGCTGCTACTGGCGCCAAGAGTCTGGCTTCATATGGGGCAAGGGCTTAGAAGTCATCTTCGATATCTGGGGCCTGGAATGTCAAAGAAACAGCCCTTTGCACCCTTCGTATTGGTGGGCCTGTTGCTCACACTCGCCTGGTTTCACTAG
- a CDS encoding TadE/TadG family type IV pilus assembly protein produces the protein MKIGLPRKQKGAVAIEFALVFLIFFAVFYGIVTYSLPLLLMQSFTQSTAEAVRRSVALDPSTPGYDTAVKTVATTELSRQLAWIPAALNFNVATDASATYVGGVLTVTINYPTSKLQQVIPFLNVPGIGQVPNLPASLTVRSSLQF, from the coding sequence ATGAAAATAGGCCTCCCCCGTAAGCAAAAAGGCGCTGTAGCGATTGAATTCGCGTTGGTGTTTCTCATCTTTTTCGCCGTGTTTTATGGAATTGTCACTTACAGCTTGCCGCTGTTGCTGATGCAATCGTTCACCCAGTCGACTGCCGAAGCGGTGCGCCGCAGCGTGGCGCTGGATCCGAGCACCCCCGGATACGACACCGCGGTAAAAACCGTTGCCACGACAGAACTGAGCCGACAGCTGGCCTGGATTCCTGCCGCACTGAATTTCAATGTCGCCACCGACGCCAGCGCCACCTACGTGGGCGGGGTGTTGACGGTCACCATCAACTACCCCACCAGCAAACTGCAGCAAGTCATCCCGTTTCTGAACGTACCGGGAATTGGCCAAGTGCCCAATCTGCCGGCAAGCCTCACCGTCCGTTCGAGCCTGCAATTTTGA
- a CDS encoding PAS domain-containing sensor histidine kinase, with the protein MSSADKLFGRLLNRHPPEPVDTPDTLSVQSVGLQMHLDAEGRVIHLTGPLRHVLAQQTPAAQAPYLLDFLMPHSCLAVEGSPVDWQGQSLDLDFYSLNGQPLHLRGWVQPLADAWLLQLLDIGDLLLDRRQSRSREQCQLLAAQIGEQLRRCNLTRLPEVLMEQLQGLAQRFHMPCIAVALLDEQEEGWQIHQHYAAFDAPQLWQNAQRLGTGLDSLSGSAPQCLTPAEHPRLQGIFGNAEGFAVPYHDAQGVVAWLLCGIYPVQQHAPDLNDRDWLQLTAALAGPLLERLREHRHHLQLERLESLQALLGTGWWEVFSDSREVQLAPSLASNLNLAIDRLPLHDWLDRVHPADREELSSRLQALQDDGIPLLLCVRLAQTPNWYRLQGQVLGIGKNRRLVGFMLDISDIKNQEQNAAAAHARLDNLIASSPAVIYVQRYDEGALQPTFFSDSLLPLLGWTLADCAAGALVERVHPEDRDRYFERTRHLLREGSVRARYRLRDSRGEYHWLLDEAKLLRDDLGLPVEAVGLWLDVTEATLAAEQVKQSEERYRILVEDSPAMICRYRPDLTLTFGNRPLATYLECQPEQLPGVNLGSWMSQEQREAFLQRLSRLSPEFPISTAEINLQLPGREHAWWVWSDRGVFDEHGHLLEIQAVGRDNTEVRRAQQQLTQSAKMATLGEMATGLAHEINQPLNVMRMAIVNVLKRLSNGDAQIDYLTDKLNRIDAQVQRAARVVDHMRVFGRRSEIEQHPFNPAQAIEGTLSLLAEGMRGKGVDLRVSETGFDVQVRGYVDQLEQVLINLMVNARDALLGKREADREFKPWISVYAERDVDSVRLWVEDNGGGIDPRLLERIFEPFFTTKPVGVGTGLGLSVSYGIVENMGGKLSVRNSVEGARFCIELPIAADDQIASVARPE; encoded by the coding sequence TTGAGTTCCGCAGACAAACTCTTCGGGCGCCTGCTCAACCGCCATCCGCCTGAGCCAGTGGATACGCCAGACACCCTGAGTGTGCAAAGTGTCGGTTTGCAGATGCATCTGGATGCCGAAGGTCGAGTGATTCATCTGACCGGTCCGTTGCGGCATGTGCTGGCCCAGCAGACACCCGCTGCGCAAGCACCGTACCTGCTCGATTTCCTCATGCCCCACAGCTGCCTCGCCGTTGAAGGCTCGCCCGTCGACTGGCAGGGACAGTCTCTGGACCTGGACTTTTACAGCCTCAACGGACAACCCCTGCACCTGCGTGGCTGGGTCCAGCCGTTGGCCGATGCCTGGCTGCTGCAGTTGCTGGACATCGGCGACTTGTTGCTCGATCGCCGGCAATCACGCAGCCGCGAGCAATGCCAATTACTCGCAGCGCAGATCGGCGAACAGTTGCGCCGATGCAACCTGACGCGCCTGCCCGAGGTGTTGATGGAACAGCTGCAAGGCCTGGCCCAGCGTTTCCACATGCCATGCATTGCGGTGGCGTTGCTCGATGAACAGGAAGAAGGCTGGCAGATACACCAGCATTACGCGGCCTTCGATGCGCCCCAGCTGTGGCAAAACGCTCAGCGCCTGGGCACGGGGCTCGACAGTCTGAGCGGCTCTGCGCCGCAATGCCTGACGCCCGCTGAACATCCCCGTTTGCAAGGCATCTTCGGTAATGCCGAAGGGTTCGCAGTGCCCTATCACGATGCTCAGGGTGTGGTCGCCTGGTTGCTGTGCGGCATTTATCCGGTGCAGCAACATGCACCCGACCTGAATGATCGCGACTGGTTACAACTGACCGCCGCGCTGGCAGGCCCGTTGCTTGAGCGCTTGCGCGAGCACCGGCACCATCTGCAACTGGAACGGCTGGAGTCGCTGCAAGCCTTGCTCGGCACCGGATGGTGGGAGGTGTTCAGCGACAGTCGCGAGGTGCAGTTGGCGCCGTCGTTGGCCAGTAACCTGAACCTTGCGATCGATCGTTTGCCGCTGCACGACTGGCTGGATCGGGTGCACCCCGCCGACCGTGAAGAGTTGAGCAGTCGTCTGCAAGCCTTGCAAGACGACGGCATCCCGCTGCTGCTGTGCGTGCGTTTGGCACAAACGCCGAACTGGTATCGCCTGCAGGGCCAGGTCCTGGGCATCGGTAAAAACCGGCGGTTGGTGGGCTTCATGCTCGACATCAGCGACATCAAAAACCAGGAGCAAAACGCCGCGGCGGCCCATGCCCGACTGGACAACCTGATCGCCAGCTCACCGGCGGTGATCTACGTGCAGCGCTATGACGAAGGTGCGCTGCAGCCGACGTTTTTCAGTGACAGCCTACTGCCGCTGCTTGGCTGGACACTGGCTGATTGCGCGGCGGGAGCCTTGGTTGAAAGGGTCCACCCAGAGGACCGCGATCGGTACTTCGAACGTACCCGACATTTGCTGCGTGAAGGTTCGGTGCGCGCCCGCTATCGGCTGCGCGACAGTCGCGGCGAATACCATTGGCTACTCGATGAAGCCAAGCTACTGCGCGACGACCTTGGCTTGCCGGTGGAGGCCGTCGGCCTGTGGCTGGACGTCACCGAAGCAACCCTGGCCGCCGAACAGGTGAAGCAAAGTGAAGAACGTTACCGGATCCTGGTGGAAGACTCTCCGGCGATGATCTGCCGCTACCGCCCGGACCTGACCCTGACCTTCGGCAACCGCCCGCTGGCGACTTACCTGGAGTGCCAGCCCGAGCAACTGCCCGGGGTGAATCTGGGCAGCTGGATGTCGCAGGAACAGCGCGAAGCGTTTCTCCAGCGGCTCAGCCGACTCAGCCCGGAATTCCCGATCAGCACCGCAGAAATCAACCTGCAACTGCCGGGACGGGAACATGCCTGGTGGGTGTGGTCGGATCGCGGGGTGTTCGATGAGCACGGCCATTTGTTGGAGATTCAGGCCGTGGGGCGCGACAACACCGAGGTCCGCCGCGCCCAGCAGCAGCTCACCCAAAGTGCAAAAATGGCCACCCTCGGTGAAATGGCCACAGGGCTGGCCCATGAAATCAATCAGCCGTTGAATGTGATGCGCATGGCCATCGTCAACGTGCTCAAGCGTCTGAGCAACGGCGATGCGCAGATCGACTACCTGACCGACAAGCTCAACCGCATCGATGCACAGGTCCAGCGCGCCGCGCGGGTGGTGGATCACATGCGGGTGTTTGGCCGTCGCTCGGAGATCGAGCAACATCCGTTTAATCCGGCGCAAGCCATCGAAGGCACGCTGTCGCTGCTGGCCGAAGGGATGCGCGGCAAAGGGGTCGATCTGCGGGTCAGCGAGACCGGGTTTGACGTGCAAGTGCGCGGTTACGTCGATCAGCTCGAACAGGTGTTGATCAATCTGATGGTCAACGCTCGGGATGCGTTGCTCGGCAAACGCGAGGCCGACCGCGAGTTCAAACCGTGGATCTCGGTGTACGCCGAACGTGATGTGGATTCGGTGCGGCTGTGGGTCGAGGACAACGGCGGCGGTATCGATCCGCGGTTGCTGGAGCGGATTTTCGAGCCGTTCTTCACCACCAAACCCGTGGGTGTCGGCACCGGGCTCGGGTTGTCGGTGAGTTACGGCATCGTCGAGAACATGGGCGGAAAACTGAGCGTTAGAAACTCGGTCGAGGGCGCACGGTTTTGTATCGAACTGCCGATTGCCGCCGACGATCAGATTGCCAGCGTCGCTCGTCCTGAGTGA
- a CDS encoding pilus assembly protein TadG-related protein, translating to MSPRLQFRSPSRQRGAIGLMAALTLGMALMFLLVVVDSGRLYLKKRDLQRVADMAALEASTRGGDCAAGNTATVYATASANRNGFTLPDPNHNLLVACGALTLDANNLRVFGADPSKSEAIRVIASHSVQQSLAGGVGALFGGAPRAATINLTASAVAALPPPQASLTLRSTTLSVDTSKSATLNALFGGLLGGNLNINAAGWNGLVNTNISLLGYLDRLKVDLNLSAAGYNQVLGNTIAVSQLIQTAVNVLDPGGTLGATATIASLQALKVAAGATTVVLGNVLHVEAGSTVTALATNLKVFDLIEAVVQLANKKNGLVATLPINLAGLAQITARVQVLEPPQLSAIGNPKNAALAPLGPNRIYVKTAQVRTLLSIDLPILSAIQPLLEAAADLAGPLTNTLNALLHLNLVGVIDSLTCALGAACETPSIVPLSTTVRLDVALDVASADSYVTAYSCVSATNKSLTTNTNTSLVKLKIGKIDPNTAFGSNTAPPTVVVQPLKVIDIGVKTCRRFLILPVSCDPRIPGVGGGIDIMADTTVAQSANMLHVYSAPPATSLPEINQPPFYYSYSTSNIVSSLTDTATNIKVDMYGPTGSLVGGLGAILSTVTTLLVNAINSVLSPLLDTLINTLLLSLGIDLNKVDVGANLSCHSGRATLAI from the coding sequence ATGTCTCCCCGTTTGCAGTTTCGCAGCCCGTCCCGGCAACGGGGGGCGATCGGTTTGATGGCGGCGCTGACATTGGGCATGGCCCTGATGTTCTTGCTGGTCGTGGTCGACAGCGGTCGTTTGTACCTGAAAAAACGTGACCTGCAGCGCGTAGCGGACATGGCCGCACTTGAAGCTTCCACCCGAGGGGGGGATTGCGCCGCTGGCAACACCGCTACCGTCTATGCCACCGCCAGCGCAAACCGTAATGGCTTCACCCTTCCTGACCCCAATCACAATCTGCTGGTCGCTTGCGGCGCCTTGACCCTGGATGCCAATAACCTTCGAGTATTTGGCGCCGACCCGAGCAAGAGCGAAGCCATTCGGGTGATCGCCAGCCATTCGGTCCAGCAGAGCCTCGCCGGCGGTGTCGGCGCCCTGTTCGGTGGCGCTCCACGCGCAGCGACCATCAACCTGACGGCCAGCGCTGTCGCCGCATTACCGCCACCGCAGGCTTCGCTGACCCTGCGCAGCACGACGCTGAGCGTCGACACCAGCAAATCGGCCACGCTCAACGCACTGTTCGGTGGTTTGCTCGGGGGCAACCTGAACATCAACGCGGCGGGCTGGAACGGACTGGTGAACACCAACATCAGCCTGCTCGGCTACCTTGATCGATTGAAGGTCGACCTTAACCTCAGCGCTGCCGGGTATAACCAGGTATTGGGCAATACGATTGCCGTCAGCCAGCTGATCCAGACCGCCGTCAATGTGCTGGACCCCGGCGGCACACTCGGCGCGACCGCAACCATTGCGAGTCTTCAAGCGCTGAAGGTCGCGGCAGGTGCAACCACCGTCGTACTCGGCAACGTGCTGCACGTCGAGGCTGGCAGCACCGTGACGGCGCTGGCGACCAACCTGAAAGTGTTCGACCTGATCGAGGCGGTCGTGCAACTGGCCAACAAGAAAAACGGCCTGGTGGCGACGTTGCCGATCAATCTGGCGGGCCTGGCGCAAATCACCGCCCGGGTGCAGGTGCTGGAGCCTCCGCAGCTGTCAGCCATCGGCAATCCGAAAAACGCCGCGCTCGCCCCTTTGGGGCCCAACCGGATCTATGTGAAAACCGCTCAGGTGCGTACATTGCTGTCGATCGACTTGCCCATTCTGAGTGCGATTCAACCCTTGCTCGAGGCGGCGGCTGATCTTGCCGGACCGTTGACCAATACCTTGAACGCCTTGCTGCATCTCAATCTGGTCGGTGTCATTGATTCACTGACCTGCGCGCTGGGGGCGGCCTGTGAAACACCCTCGATCGTGCCGCTTTCCACTACCGTAAGGCTCGATGTCGCACTGGACGTTGCGAGCGCCGACAGTTACGTCACCGCCTACAGCTGCGTCAGCGCCACCAACAAATCACTGACCACCAATACCAACACTTCACTGGTGAAGCTGAAAATCGGCAAGATCGATCCGAACACGGCTTTCGGCAGCAACACCGCGCCGCCCACCGTGGTGGTACAGCCGTTGAAGGTGATCGATATCGGGGTGAAAACCTGCCGCCGGTTCCTGATCTTACCCGTCAGTTGCGACCCGCGAATTCCAGGCGTCGGCGGCGGTATCGATATCATGGCCGACACCACCGTGGCACAGAGCGCCAACATGCTGCACGTCTATTCCGCACCGCCGGCCACCAGCCTGCCGGAGATCAACCAGCCACCGTTCTACTATTCCTATTCCACCAGTAATATCGTCAGCAGCCTTACCGACACGGCGACTAACATCAAAGTCGACATGTACGGCCCGACGGGCAGTCTGGTCGGTGGTCTGGGGGCAATCCTCAGCACTGTCACCACATTGCTGGTCAACGCGATCAACAGCGTGCTCAGCCCGTTACTCGACACCTTGATCAACACACTGCTGCTCAGCCTGGGGATCGATCTGAACAAGGTCGATGTCGGCGCCAACCTCAGTTGTCACTCAGGACGAGCGACGCTGGCAATCTGA
- a CDS encoding DUF4136 domain-containing protein, translated as MFRRLALLAVAVLLSACAGSQVNHDFDASRDFAAYRSWSWKEPALQYRPDDPRIKSDLTEQRIRQSVTDQLDQRGLRPSADGKKGDLSVQTYLIVEQRQQQVTTNYGGGGWGNPWNGYWGGPMYNETRNVSYKVAIIQIDLLDGKDGKLVWRGSDEQILSRTTNPSDRSTAIRETVGRILANYPPK; from the coding sequence ATGTTCCGCCGTCTCGCTTTACTGGCTGTGGCCGTGCTGCTCAGTGCCTGCGCCGGCAGCCAGGTCAATCATGACTTCGATGCCAGCCGCGACTTCGCCGCCTATCGCAGCTGGAGCTGGAAAGAACCCGCCCTGCAATATCGCCCCGATGACCCACGGATCAAGAGCGACCTGACTGAACAACGCATCCGCCAATCGGTGACCGATCAGCTGGATCAGCGTGGCCTGCGTCCGTCCGCCGATGGCAAAAAGGGCGATTTGAGCGTGCAGACCTATCTGATCGTGGAACAACGCCAGCAACAAGTCACCACTAACTACGGCGGCGGCGGTTGGGGTAATCCATGGAACGGCTACTGGGGTGGGCCGATGTACAACGAAACCCGTAACGTCAGCTACAAAGTGGCGATCATCCAGATCGACCTGCTCGACGGCAAGGACGGCAAACTGGTGTGGCGCGGCAGTGACGAGCAGATACTCAGCCGCACAACGAATCCGTCGGATCGCAGCACGGCGATACGTGAAACGGTCGGGCGAATTCTCGCCAACTACCCACCGAAATAA
- a CDS encoding DUF4136 domain-containing protein translates to MNSRSGLLMICLGLAACQGSNPYVASSNPLPPAPPQAANTVDRSAYPAPPRDYGHYRSWAWLNGRLPPGSAWADSAQVAEAVSNALDQRGLRPLHDNRPADLFVSAELHLETRLRQVRDDYGYYGGGYGGYNRYGSGYGMYNTVPIVRTYQEQVVVVRVDLFDAQSGQPVWSASAETSNRGSQSERADAIREAVEKAMSAYPPS, encoded by the coding sequence ATGAACAGTCGTTCGGGGTTATTGATGATCTGTCTCGGGTTGGCTGCTTGTCAGGGCAGCAACCCTTATGTGGCGTCATCCAACCCCTTGCCACCCGCGCCGCCTCAGGCGGCCAACACCGTTGACCGCAGCGCCTACCCGGCACCGCCGCGCGACTACGGGCACTACCGCAGTTGGGCCTGGCTCAACGGGCGCCTGCCGCCGGGCAGCGCCTGGGCGGATTCGGCGCAGGTCGCCGAAGCCGTCAGCAATGCCCTCGATCAACGTGGCTTGCGCCCGCTGCACGATAACCGCCCGGCCGACCTGTTTGTCAGCGCCGAACTGCACCTGGAAACCCGCCTGCGTCAGGTTCGGGATGACTATGGTTATTACGGCGGCGGCTATGGCGGTTACAACCGCTACGGCAGCGGTTACGGCATGTACAACACCGTGCCGATCGTTCGGACTTATCAGGAACAGGTCGTGGTGGTGCGGGTTGATTTGTTTGACGCCCAGAGCGGTCAACCGGTGTGGAGTGCCAGCGCCGAAACCAGCAATCGCGGCAGCCAGAGCGAGCGTGCCGATGCGATACGGGAGGCTGTAGAAAAGGCGATGTCGGCGTATCCTCCTAGTTAG
- a CDS encoding methyltransferase: MSDRHFDQLATRFAEKIYGGAKGAIRLAVLQADLAETLPDRPLRVLDIGAGLGHMSLWLAQRGHEVTLAEPAEPMLEGARQRFADAGQTATFIQAPWQDLLGQLTEPYDLVLCHAVLEWLAEPHAILPVLHQLTKQDGWLSLAFYNRDALIYRNLLKGHFRKMRKNDMAGEKQSLTPQQPLDPRELAAQLEGLWQVETQSGVRVFHDYMPVEFQARAELVDLLEMELAHRRHPSFAGLGRYLHWICRPV; encoded by the coding sequence ATGAGCGACCGTCATTTCGATCAACTGGCGACCCGCTTCGCCGAAAAAATCTACGGTGGTGCCAAAGGCGCGATCCGTCTGGCGGTGCTTCAGGCCGACCTGGCCGAAACCTTGCCGGACCGACCGTTGCGCGTACTGGATATCGGCGCCGGCCTGGGCCACATGTCGTTGTGGCTCGCCCAACGTGGTCATGAGGTCACACTGGCCGAGCCCGCCGAGCCGATGCTCGAAGGCGCCCGCCAGCGCTTTGCCGACGCCGGGCAAACAGCGACGTTCATTCAGGCGCCGTGGCAGGATCTGCTCGGCCAACTCACCGAACCCTACGACCTGGTGCTGTGTCACGCCGTACTGGAATGGCTGGCCGAACCCCACGCGATCCTGCCGGTCCTGCATCAGTTGACCAAGCAGGATGGCTGGTTGTCCCTGGCCTTCTACAACCGCGATGCGTTGATCTATCGCAACCTGCTCAAAGGCCATTTCCGCAAGATGCGCAAGAACGACATGGCCGGCGAAAAGCAAAGCCTCACTCCGCAGCAGCCCCTTGATCCGCGCGAACTGGCGGCGCAACTTGAAGGCCTGTGGCAGGTCGAAACCCAGAGCGGGGTGCGGGTTTTTCACGATTACATGCCGGTGGAATTCCAGGCCCGCGCCGAACTGGTGGACTTGCTGGAAATGGAACTGGCTCACCGTCGTCACCCAAGCTTTGCCGGGCTTGGGCGTTACTTGCACTGGATCTGTCGGCCGGTCTGA
- a CDS encoding MazG-like family protein, whose amino-acid sequence MNLVELTERLHAIRDRNDWRQFHSPKNLAMAASVEMSELVEIFQWLTEDQSRQLPADTLAHAGQEIGDIVLYLLLLCSELGLDMNEVVRSKLADSERRFS is encoded by the coding sequence ATGAACCTTGTTGAACTGACCGAACGCCTGCACGCCATCCGTGACCGCAATGACTGGCGGCAATTTCACAGCCCGAAAAACCTGGCCATGGCCGCGAGCGTGGAAATGTCCGAGCTGGTGGAGATTTTCCAGTGGCTGACCGAAGACCAGTCGCGCCAGTTGCCGGCGGACACACTGGCCCATGCCGGGCAGGAAATCGGTGACATCGTGCTCTATCTACTGCTGTTGTGCAGCGAGTTGGGGTTGGACATGAATGAAGTGGTGCGCAGCAAACTCGCGGACAGCGAACGGAGGTTCAGCTGA
- a CDS encoding MATE family efflux transporter, with protein sequence MSNLIADWRDRPTHRRVWALSAPMILSNISVPLVALVDSTVIGHLPHAHQLGAVAVGASLYTFLAWAMGFLRMGTTGFAAQAAGRGDGAALRQILLQGLLLAMGLAIVLGALGVPLSGIALHFMQPSAELDQLTREFFHTRLFGLPAALASYALVGWFLGTQNARAPLAILLSTNLVNIALNLWFVLGLEWGVVGAARASVIAEWTGALIGLLMTRNALRAYPGHIAWAALALWQSWRPLLAVNRDIFIRSLALQSVFFLITVQGARLGDATVAANALLLNGLLLTAHALDGLAHAVEALCGHAIGARDREALRRSLVVACGWSLLASLGFAVLFLFAGHLFIEMQTNIQSVRDTAFIYLPYLAALPLIAVGSYLLDGLFIGATRAREMRNGMLLTVILLLPFAWALQGLGNHGLWITFLLFMLLRSLTLGTFAWYLHKNDGWFAGKAH encoded by the coding sequence ATGTCCAACCTGATCGCCGACTGGCGCGACCGCCCTACCCATCGTCGAGTCTGGGCGCTCTCCGCGCCGATGATTCTCTCGAACATTTCCGTACCGCTGGTGGCGCTGGTCGACAGCACCGTCATCGGCCACTTGCCCCACGCCCATCAGTTGGGCGCCGTCGCGGTCGGGGCCAGCCTGTATACCTTTCTCGCCTGGGCCATGGGTTTTCTGCGCATGGGCACCACGGGGTTCGCAGCACAGGCCGCCGGGCGTGGGGACGGCGCGGCATTGCGGCAGATCTTGCTGCAGGGTCTGTTGCTGGCAATGGGCCTGGCCATTGTCCTGGGAGCACTGGGTGTACCGTTGAGCGGGATTGCGCTGCATTTCATGCAGCCGTCGGCGGAGCTGGATCAGCTGACCCGCGAGTTTTTCCACACACGCCTGTTCGGTCTGCCGGCAGCGCTGGCCAGTTATGCGCTGGTCGGCTGGTTCCTCGGCACTCAAAACGCCCGGGCGCCGCTGGCTATTCTGCTGAGCACTAACCTTGTGAACATCGCGCTTAACCTGTGGTTCGTTCTCGGGCTGGAATGGGGGGTGGTCGGCGCGGCTCGAGCATCGGTGATCGCCGAATGGACCGGCGCGCTGATCGGCCTGCTGATGACCCGCAACGCCCTGCGCGCCTATCCCGGTCACATCGCCTGGGCCGCGCTGGCGTTGTGGCAGAGCTGGCGGCCGCTATTGGCGGTCAACCGCGACATTTTCATCCGCAGCCTGGCGCTGCAATCGGTGTTTTTTCTGATCACCGTACAAGGCGCACGACTGGGTGATGCCACCGTCGCCGCCAACGCGCTGCTGCTCAATGGTTTGCTGCTGACCGCCCATGCGCTGGACGGCCTGGCGCACGCGGTGGAGGCCCTTTGTGGGCATGCCATTGGTGCTCGCGATCGAGAGGCCCTGCGCCGCTCATTGGTGGTGGCTTGCGGCTGGTCGTTGCTGGCGAGTCTGGGCTTTGCCGTGCTGTTCCTGTTCGCCGGGCATCTGTTTATCGAGATGCAGACCAACATTCAGAGCGTGCGCGACACGGCGTTCATTTACCTGCCCTACCTCGCCGCGCTGCCGCTGATCGCGGTGGGGAGTTACCTGCTCGACGGGTTGTTTATCGGCGCCACCCGTGCCCGGGAAATGCGCAACGGCATGCTGCTGACGGTGATTTTGTTGCTGCCGTTCGCTTGGGCGCTGCAAGGTTTGGGCAACCATGGACTGTGGATAACTTTTCTATTGTTCATGTTGCTGCGCAGCCTGACTCTCGGCACGTTCGCCTGGTATCTGCACAAAAACGACGGCTGGTTCGCAGGCAAAGCTCACTGA
- a CDS encoding alpha/beta hydrolase: MASTTQRLFSLIVGGVLLAVMTACSPLKLLNALTPDATYDKTEGIAYGPDPRQKLDVYAPRHPMENAPVVVFFYGGSWNSGSRSDYAFVGEALASRGIIAVLADYRLYPQVRYPLFLEDGARAVAWTHEHIGQYSGNPQRLYLMGHSSGAYNVAMLALDPGLLGAVGLSPHNLSGWIGLAGPYDFLPIKNPQVRPVFFWPDSPPRSQPINHVSRGAPPALLIAASDDELVNPARNTGGLARKLREASVPVQDLYFSRTSHATLVATLSRPMRGLAPVLDVVTAFVKATPTQ; this comes from the coding sequence ATGGCGAGCACCACACAGCGGTTGTTCAGCCTGATAGTCGGCGGCGTATTGCTGGCCGTGATGACGGCGTGCTCGCCGCTGAAGTTGCTCAATGCGCTGACTCCCGACGCAACCTACGACAAGACCGAGGGCATTGCCTACGGTCCTGACCCGCGGCAAAAACTCGATGTGTATGCACCGCGCCATCCCATGGAAAACGCCCCGGTGGTGGTGTTTTTCTACGGCGGCAGCTGGAACAGCGGTTCACGCAGCGATTACGCTTTTGTCGGCGAGGCCTTGGCGTCCCGGGGAATTATTGCGGTGCTGGCGGACTATCGGTTGTATCCGCAGGTGCGTTATCCGCTGTTCCTTGAAGATGGCGCCCGGGCCGTGGCCTGGACCCATGAGCACATTGGTCAATATTCCGGGAACCCGCAGCGGTTGTACCTGATGGGCCACAGTTCCGGGGCTTACAACGTCGCTATGCTGGCGCTGGACCCCGGGTTACTGGGGGCGGTGGGCCTGTCGCCGCACAACCTCAGCGGCTGGATCGGCCTGGCCGGGCCTTATGATTTTCTGCCGATCAAGAATCCGCAGGTGCGCCCGGTGTTTTTCTGGCCGGATTCACCACCCCGGTCGCAGCCGATCAACCATGTCAGTCGTGGCGCGCCGCCGGCCTTGTTGATCGCTGCGAGCGATGATGAGCTGGTCAACCCGGCCCGCAACACCGGTGGTCTGGCACGCAAACTGCGCGAGGCGAGCGTGCCGGTGCAGGACCTGTATTTCTCGCGCACCAGCCACGCCACGCTGGTGGCGACGCTGTCCCGGCCAATGCGCGGTTTGGCTCCGGTGCTGGATGTGGTCACGGCCTTCGTCAAAGCCACGCCGACTCAGTGA